One window of the Xenopus tropicalis strain Nigerian chromosome 10, UCB_Xtro_10.0, whole genome shotgun sequence genome contains the following:
- the ywhab gene encoding 14-3-3 protein beta/alpha: MDKSELVQKAKLSEQAERYDDMAASMKAVTELGAELSNEERNLLSVAYKNVVGARRSSWRVISSIEQKTEGNDKRQQMAREYREKVETELQDICKDVLGLLDKYLVPNATPPESKVFYLKMKGDYYRYLSEVASGDSKQETVTCSQQAYQEAFEISKSEMQPTHPIRLGLALNFSVFYYEILNSPEKACSLAKSAFDEAIAELDTLNEESYKDSTLIMQLLRDNLTLWTSENQGEEADNAEADN, translated from the exons ATGGACAAGAGCGAACTGGTACAGAAGGCTAAACTGTCTGAGCAGGCCGAGCGTTATGACGACATGGCAGCTTCCATGAAGGCTGTGACCGAGCTGGGTGCCGAGTTGTCCAACGAGGAAAGAAACCTGCTATCTGTCGCCTACAAAAACGTTGTTGGCGCCCGACGCTCCTCCTGGCGTGTGATCTCTAGCATTGAGCAGAAGACAGAAGGAAATGATAAGCGGCAGCAGATGGCACGAGAGTACCGTGAGAAAGTGGAGACAGAGTTGCAAGATATCTGCAAGGATGTTCTG GGTCTTCTGGATAAGTACCTTGTACCGAATGCAACCCCACCAGAAAGCAAGGTCTTCTACTTAAAAATGAAAGGGGATTATTACCGATACCTTTCAGAAGTAGCTTCTGGAGACAGTAAGCAAG AAACTGTAACCTGCTCTCAACAAGCCTACCAGGAAGCATTTGAAATTAGTAAAAGTGAGATGCAACCAACACATCCTATTCGACTCGGACTGGCTCTAAACTTCTCTGTCTTCTACTATGAAATTCTGAACTCTCCTGAGAAAGCATGCAGTCTAGCAAAAtcg GCATTTGATGAGGCAATAGCTGAACTGGACACGCTGAATGAGGAGTCCTACAAAGACAGCACTCTTATCATGCAGCTACTAAGGGACAATCTTACA CTATGGACCTCAGAAAACCAAGGCGAAGAGGCTGATAATGCAGAGGCGGACAACTAA